The following is a genomic window from Salinibacterium sp. UTAS2018.
CGTAGCCGAAGACCGTAGCGGTAGTTGTCTCCGGTGGAGGTCATATCGAGGCCGCGTGCCCATCGATCGCCGATCGAGGTGAAGAACTCCAGGAGCGTCATGGAGACGTCCATTCCCTTGACCGAAGAATTCCGGAGCCTTTCGAAGAATGCCCGTGCGGTTGCCTCGTCCTTCACAATCTCGGTACGGATCACGCGCTGCTTGGTGAGCGGATCGGTCCAGCGTGCCCGCGCTCGAATTCCGTAGGAACGTCGTTCCATGTCGGTGGAGATCCTCACCCCGATCGGGGGCACCGGACGGGGTGAGGACTCTGGCATCGGCTCAGCTGGGCGAGCCATGGTGCGGCTCCAAGTTCTGCAGCCACTCGTTGATCGCTTCGAGTCTGTATCGGGCGATACCGCCGAGCTTGATGAATGGTGGTCCGGTCTCCGCGGAGCGCCATCGAGACAAAGTCGACTCGGAGACCTTCAGATACGAGGCGACCTCTCGGCTATCCAGCAATGGCGAGACTGACGCGGTCGCTTCGGCTGTGTCGCTCATGACTCGTCCAGAGGAGGGTTTCCGAGTGAACGGTAGAACTCGTCTTCAGCTGCCTGACGTCGCTGAACGTCATCAACGACGAACTCGACGAAGTCGGCTTCCCGGTCGGTGATCATCGCTTCTTCGGAGGGAATGGACGGCTCTTCCCCAGGCCAGGTGGCTTGCCGTGTGGGGCGATCACGATCGAGTCGGGTCCCGGAAGTAGTCACTGAGTCCCGGAGGCGGAGGCGAGCATCCGCAAAGTCGCGATGCCACCCCAACGGTGCGGATCCATTTTGGTTTGGGTCGTAGGCGCACAGCCAGTGCAGGTGCAGCGCGGACAGCTCCCACACGAGTTCGGGGTGACGATGCCAGTACGGCGGGATCACTGCGGCTGGGAGTCCGTAAGTGCGGCGGAGCCAGTCGACCCAGCGATTCAGCTCCAGCCACTCAACCTCCGCGTCATTCGCGGTGAGGAGATTCCAGTTGATCGGATGCGGTGGTTCAGCGACGAAAGATTCGTCGTCGTCATCCGCATCGCGCCCTTCGTGTGCTTCAGCTGTGGGAACGAAGTCAGTCACGATGACCGCTCCTACTCAGATGCTGACCGCAGGAGCGGCATTTGACTGCGCTCGCGCTCGGGCAGGTGCTTCAAAAGGGGAGGCATCACTACCGGTCGCCTCACGCAGGTTGCTGTCGCGATGAGGTCCGCGATCGACCTCGTATTGGGTGCGTGCTATGTCGTGACCGAAGCGGGAGACGATGAACTCCTCGGCTGCGACAGTCTGGCCGTCCTTCTCGTAGCTGTACTCGCGTACGCGCCCAGTGGCGATGAACTTGTCGCCCTTGTGGAATCGCGCGATTCCTTCTTCGGCTGCGCGCCGGAAGGCACTCATGTCGTGGAAGGACGGGTCGAGCTGCGTGAAACTTCCGTCTGGGGTCTGCTGCGAATGCTCTATGCCGATCCGCGCGTAGAACCGGGCGGTGCCGTCCTCGGTGTGGGTCAGACGGGGCTCGGTCGCGATGAATCCTGTGATGGCTTGCTGGGTGTCGATGGACATGACGACTCCTTTATCTGTCGGGGTGGCCATCGGATGTGATGGCCGCTGCAACAGACAGGTGCGCGCTGCGCCCCAGCGCGGTTCATGGCGTCGCAGGGCGTTCCAAGAGCGATTCAACCGCCGCACGATCTGCTTTGAGCTGTTCACCGTCGGAGCGCTTGGGCCAGGGATGGAGGTCAGTGATGATCGGTGGCGCCGACCGGAGCAAGATGACCCCGGTGCCAAACGGCAACGTACGAATGCGGTCGGGCGGCAGGATCGGTACGCGACGGATGGAACGCTGGTTGGAGCGCGAGCCATGGTCCCCGAGAGTGATGGAGTCGGTGAACTCGTCTCGTTCGCCGATCAGTGTCGAGAGGTCTTGGAGATCGCGTGAGTTCGAGGCGCCGCCAAGGATAATCTTTGCGATACTGGCGTCCCAGATCGCTGCCGCTTTGTGCTCTGACCATTTGTCCCGCGCCTGGGCAAGGGATTGAAGCACCGGCATCGTTGTGATGCCGGTGCCGCCACCTTCCGCCATGAGTGTGGGCAGCGAGGGTAGTGGCGCGAGGTTTCCGATTTCGTCGAGCGCAAAAAGCAGCGGTGGGTCGAGCCGTGCGCCGGGTGATCGAGCGGCCATTCGGCGGGCGGTCTCGACAAGGTCTTCGACGAATGCTGCGACGAGAGCTGCACTGTTCCCGGCCCCAACGCCGGTCGCCAGAAGATACAGCGTGCCACGGTCGCGGATGAAGCTCTCGGGATCGAACTGCTCGCCTTCTTCAGGGCTGACGGCATCAAGCACTCTGGGGTCGGCCAGCGCTGACAGTGCGAGCGAAACGCCCTGCCAGATGCTGTCGCGTGTGCGCGGGTCGGCGTCGAGCGTTGCCTCCAGCGAATCTGCCCAGCCTGTGGCAGCCAACGGTGAGCCCGTCAGGATGGCGACCGCCTCTGCTGCCGCCGATGGGTCGAGAGTCCACCGGAACAGCTCAGCCGGACTTCGATGATCGAGCGCGGCCGCGTGAAGGAGCACCTGCAGAGCGATGCGTGTCTTTCCCTCCCAGAACCCTCCGCCCTCGACGCCGCCAGCGGATAGCTCGGTGGCCGCTGCAAGACCAGTGGCTCGGATCATTGCGGTCAACGGGTCCTCGCAGCCCCGAATAGGCGACCACCGCAGCCCAGCGGGGACCCCTTCAGCAAGATGCTGTGGATCGAATACAGCGACGGGACCGACCCGCTCACGTACCCGCATTGTTGCCGTCAAATTGTCGGGCCGGGTCGACGTCGTCACCACTGAACCCGGCGCGTCGAGAATCGCTGGGATCACAATGTGCAAACCCTTACCCGAACGCGGCGGACCGATGAGAAGGATCGAGTCTTCGACGCTGGCCCATACCTGCTTGCCGTGCGAGCGCCCGAGCAGGTAGCCCACGTCCTCGGGCTTTGGCTGATCCAGCGAAGGGCGCAGCGTCACAGCCCGGCGCAGGAGCGCCTTCGTGGATGCACTGGTCACCACCTCGTGACTGCTGGCAGTTCCCGCGAGGCGCCGTGGATCGGCATCGACGTTGTGCGAGTGCCCACGCCAGAGTACCCAAGCCCACCCGATAGCGCTGCCGAGCATGAGGAGAAGCAGTATTGCAATTGACCAGTAGAGGATCGTGTTTAGCCCTTGCGCCTCTAACACCTCGGCCGGGTGTGCCGGATTGAACAGCAAGGCAACTCCGCCTGCAATTCCCACTTGAGGCTGGCCAGAGCCAGAGAGGAATGCCGCAACGGCCCCCGCAACTCGCAAGACGACGGAGACCCCGAAGACTGCGATCAACGCGATCATTAGGAAGTTGGTCAGCTCATCGCCGAAGCCCCGACCCTCACCGTGTGGGGTGCTCACGATGGAAAAGTTTTGGTGACGATGACGCCGGAGACGCGTCCGATGAGCAATATCTCCAATCGGTGGTCGACGAGTTGGCTCACATCGATGACCGCACGGGCGCTCCCGCCAGCAGATCTTTGAGCACTGGAGAGTGACATCGCGACCGTGACATCTTCGCCGGGGATAAAACCGGACCCGGTGACCTCGATGAGCTGAGGCGTGGGGCCGTGCCGCGCTCGCCGCGTCGTGCTGAGCGACTGAACGTCGGCGATGGCTTGTTCTCGCCGCACCGCATGCAAGATGTCGGTGAACACGGAGCCATCGAACTCGTGCACTTCGACTCGGACGGTGTGCGTGCGGTGGTCGGAGATTGCGTCGAGAAGATCTCCAAAGAGCGCCCGATTCCAAGAGGCATCCGGCGTTGAAGGCGGGAAGTCGCGCCCGTTGTAGATGACGCGCATCACGCCGCGCTCGTCGACATTGATGCGGGCAAGTGGAAGGTCGACGGGTGGTTCGGATGGAGTCTCTCCGGCCTTGCGATTGATCATGCCAGGCAGGTGCGCGACACCCATCCCGTTCGGTCTTACGTCAGTTTGGCACTCGTTCACACTTGAGCCTAGGAATCGCTATCGCAAATACGACACTTACGGTACAGTTGCAGCAGTTAGCTACAATTGCAGCGATGGAGGTGACATGTCTGAGTACGAAGAGAACTCGACCGACGCGCTGCGCAGAGCGCTTCAAGGGTCTAGCGATCCCGTGGCTGTAACGCTCACGATCTCGCGCACAACCGCTGAGAATGTACTGCGGCTCCTTGAGGCAGAGCACGGCGCCGGTGCCGTGGTCGTTCCTGTCAAAGAGCTCTACACAACTACAGAAGCCTCGACCATGCTCGGCATCTCTCGTGCGACGCTGATGAAACTGATTGATTCAGGCAACATCGAAGCGGTGAAAGTCGGTACACATAGCCGCATACCTGCTGATGAACTGGTTGCCTTTCAGCGTGCTCGCCAGGTGAGCCAGGCGCGGGCGGCAGAACTACTCACCGAGTTCTCCTCTCGTTCGGCCGCCAGTTTCCATAGCAACGTTACTTTCCGCGCGAGCGGTGAAGGGGAGGACTGAAGTGGCGAATCCGCGGGTCCACGAGATTGCCTACGAGCTTGGCGTTGACGCGAGTGTCGCGCTCACGAGGCTCAAGGAAATGGGTGAGTTTGTGAAGGGGCCGTCTTCATCGATCAGTCCACCTGTGGCGCGAAGGCTGCGCATGGTTCTGGCTGCTGAGGGCAGCGCGTCAGCTGCTCCAGCGCCACGCACGCCAAAAGCTCCCGGGGCAGGACCTGCGCCAACAGTGCGCCCGCCGATCGGCGCAACTCCGACTCTGCGCTCCGTAGATCCCCTCGGCGCAACCGTCCTGGCGCCCGAAGACTTCGTCGCGACTGGCCATCGGCTCTTCATCGATACGAACGTCTTCATGGACACCGATACTGAACGCTCAGCAGGTCTTAAGAAGCTTTTCGAGCGTTGCAAGGATGTAGCCATCGGAAACGGCAACGGGATCGTCGTCCCGTCCAAGGTGGTCGATGAGCTTTATAAGCAAAGCAGTCTGGATGTCACTCTGTTCACTGAGGAGCGTGCGGCCGCAGTGCATCGTGCTGGCCAGTGGCTCACGGCGTTGGAGTCTGGCGCCGCCCACGGGCTCATCCGCAAGGATCTTGGCGACGGATCGAACCGTTACGCAGACGACTTGTTCGTCGATCTCTTCACCCATTTCAGCGACCGATACGACATGTGCTTGTTGACCAACGACATCACGCTGCGCCTACGCATCAGGTTGCTCGCGTCCGAAGCGAAGCATCAGCTTGTGGCGGGCACCATAGGTGCTGATGGCCGGATCGCAGTGGACACCGATCAGGACTTGTACGAACGCGCCGCTAGGAAACTCGCCCGGATCACCCGGCACGTCGAGGAGGGGCTCGCAAAACCCAAGGACTACGCCGAAGTGGAGATGCTCGCGCCCCTGTTGAGGAATTTCAGACACACATTCGGTGTCGCCGATACCGCCCCGAAGCTTGGTGACCGGCGCGACACGAGGGTGGCGACGGGTTCCGCTCCACAACAAGCGGCCGGGGCCTTCAAGCGTGTCATGACGCTCAAGCCGAAGGACCAGTTGCTTGGAGCTGCTTTCATCCCCAGCGCCGGTGACAGAGTAATTGCAGAGTCACCACACTCCCGAACCGCGCTCGTCTTGGGTGACCTGCTCGGCGAGGGCGGCGAGGGGTCTGTCTATGCCGTCCAGGACGACCAAAGCCAGGTCGTCAAGATCTTCGACAAGGA
Proteins encoded in this region:
- a CDS encoding AlpA family transcriptional regulator, whose protein sequence is MSDTAEATASVSPLLDSREVASYLKVSESTLSRWRSAETGPPFIKLGGIARYRLEAINEWLQNLEPHHGSPS
- a CDS encoding single-stranded DNA-binding protein; translated protein: MSIDTQQAITGFIATEPRLTHTEDGTARFYARIGIEHSQQTPDGSFTQLDPSFHDMSAFRRAAEEGIARFHKGDKFIATGRVREYSYEKDGQTVAAEEFIVSRFGHDIARTQYEVDRGPHRDSNLREATGSDASPFEAPARARAQSNAAPAVSI
- a CDS encoding type IV secretory system conjugative DNA transfer family protein; this encodes MSTPHGEGRGFGDELTNFLMIALIAVFGVSVVLRVAGAVAAFLSGSGQPQVGIAGGVALLFNPAHPAEVLEAQGLNTILYWSIAILLLLMLGSAIGWAWVLWRGHSHNVDADPRRLAGTASSHEVVTSASTKALLRRAVTLRPSLDQPKPEDVGYLLGRSHGKQVWASVEDSILLIGPPRSGKGLHIVIPAILDAPGSVVTTSTRPDNLTATMRVRERVGPVAVFDPQHLAEGVPAGLRWSPIRGCEDPLTAMIRATGLAAATELSAGGVEGGGFWEGKTRIALQVLLHAAALDHRSPAELFRWTLDPSAAAEAVAILTGSPLAATGWADSLEATLDADPRTRDSIWQGVSLALSALADPRVLDAVSPEEGEQFDPESFIRDRGTLYLLATGVGAGNSAALVAAFVEDLVETARRMAARSPGARLDPPLLFALDEIGNLAPLPSLPTLMAEGGGTGITTMPVLQSLAQARDKWSEHKAAAIWDASIAKIILGGASNSRDLQDLSTLIGERDEFTDSITLGDHGSRSNQRSIRRVPILPPDRIRTLPFGTGVILLRSAPPIITDLHPWPKRSDGEQLKADRAAVESLLERPATP
- a CDS encoding helix-turn-helix domain-containing protein, yielding MSEYEENSTDALRRALQGSSDPVAVTLTISRTTAENVLRLLEAEHGAGAVVVPVKELYTTTEASTMLGISRATLMKLIDSGNIEAVKVGTHSRIPADELVAFQRARQVSQARAAELLTEFSSRSAASFHSNVTFRASGEGED